The window TTCTCCATCATGGCATCTGTGCTATTAAATACGGAGCAGTGCACCGGTTATATCCGGATCAGTGCTCCGCTTTTCAAGAGGCCGCATGAGAGCCGACGCCCAGAAAAATTACCAACAACTGCTGGCCGTGGCACGCCAGGTGATCGCCGAAGAGGGTGCCGAGGCGTCGCTGCGCGACATCGCCCGCCGGGCGGGTGTCGGGCTCGGCACGCTGTATCGCCACTTCCCGACCCGCGAGGCGCTGCTCGATGCGCTGCTGCGGAACGGTTTCGACGCGCTGGCCAGGCGGGCGGCAGAGCTTGAAGCCCGGGAGGATCAGGGCGCCGCCCTGGTCGCCTGGCTGCAAGATGCGGTGGCGATGACCCATGAATACCGGGGTGCCATCGCGCTGATGGTGGCGGCGATCGCCGACGAGGACTCGGCACTGCACGGGGCCTGCACGGGGCTGCGCGCGGCCGGCACCCGGCTGCTGCACCGCGCGCAGGCGGCGGGTGCCGCCCGGGCCGATATGGACGGCAACGACCTCTTTGCCCTGATCAGCGCGCTGGCCTGGCTGGCCGACCAGCCGCCGCTGGTGCCGCGGGCCGATCACCTGTTCGACATCGTCACCGGGGCCATTCTGACCCGGTAACAGCCAGGGAGACAGGGCTGTGGCGAAGGCCACTGCGGCGGGCCGGGGCCGGGCGCAGGATGCGGGCGACGCGGCAGATCGCCGCACCACGCACCCCTCCCTCCCCGGAGACGCCTTATGGAAAAACTGCTCAAACCCTTCCAGCCCCAGGCCTATGCGCTGCTGCGCATCGTGACCGGCTTCCTGTTTCTGTGGCACGGCACCCAGAAACTGTTCGGCCTGCCGCCGATGGGTTTCGCGCTGCCGGACTGGATCGTCTATATCGCCGGGCCGATCGAACTGGTCGGCGGCGCGCTGGTGATGATCGGCCTGTTCACCACCCCGGCCGCCTTTCTGTGCAGCGGCATGGCGGCGGCGGCCTATTGGGTGGGGCATGCCAATGGCGGGCTGCTGCCGATCGTGAACAAGGGCGAGCTGGCGGCGCTTTATGCCTTCGTCTTCCTGTTCATCGCGACGGCGGGTTCGGGCATCTGGAGCATCGACCGGCTGCGCGCCAAGGCCGGCTGACGCCGGGCGGCCGAGGGTCTATGGTGAAGGCGGGCGCCAGCCCTGGCACCCGCCTTCACCCGTTCAAGACTGCCGGAAGGACCGCTTCCCGTGCGCTACCTGCACAGCATGATCCGCGTCCGCGACCTCGACGCCGCCCTCACCTTCTTCTGCGACCAGCTGGGGCTGAAGGAAGTGCGGCGGAAAGAGTCAGAGGCCGGGCGCTTCACCCTGGTCTTCCTTGCCGCCCCGGACGATGTGACCGGCCCCGATCAGACCGCGCCGCTGATCGAGCTGACCTGGAACTGGGATCCGGAAGACTATGGCACCGCGCGCAATTTCGGCCATCTGGCCTTCGCGGTCGACGACATCTATGCCACCTGCCGGAAGCTGATGGAGGCGGGCGTCACCATCAACCGCCCGCCCCGCGACGGCTATATGGCCTTCGTGCGCTCCCCCGATCTGATCTCGGTGGAACTGCTGCAGAAGGGCGAACCGCTGCCCAAGGCCGAGCCCTGGGCGTCGATGCCCAATACCGGGGTCTGGTGAGGGGGCCGGGGCAGCAGATCTGCGACCGGACAGGCGCCGGTGTGGCGTGCCCCCCGCACCGGATCACCGGCGCCTAGACGATCTAAACGTCTCGGACCGGCAGGATACCGAGCCGGCCTCGTCGACGGTATGGCCCGTTCTCGTTCAGCGTGTCATGCCTCGGTGGATGAAGGATCGGAAGGCACCCGGCCGTCTCCCTGGCTCATGATGTTGACGAAAGAGGTGGCAAATACTTCGCTTTGATCCGTGCCTGCTCATCGCGGCAGGCCGCAATGACCTTCCGACACATATCCTGCAGCTTCAGGATTTCGGCGGGCGGCACCTCCCGCATCGGGAATGTGAGAATATCCGAGTGGTAACTTGAGGCTGACACCGTCAAAGGATAATGGATAAGATCGGAGTGAGCGTAGAGCTTATTTCGATCTTTTATCAAGCGCTGGTGCAGAGTGACTTCGTCTGAGTCAAAGGACTCCCGCATTTCTTCTGTCAAGTATCCCCTACCGCGACCCTCTGAAAATGCCCGCCCATAGGACACAATCATGCTGGTGACGAAAGCTGACTGCTGCAGATAGGTAGAGCCGCGACTCCATGGCTTTGCTTTCCAGCCCTTCTTCAGGATGAAGGCACCGAACGACATCGCGTCGCACAAGTCTCCGCAAGCAACATCAAGCCGACGATACAGCCTCATATCTTCATCGCTGAAATCAATCTTGAGTTGATTTTCCATTCTTCTTTCTCCATGGAAATCCGCCGTATAACCTTACTAGTTTCTTTCATCTGATGCAGGATACGCCATAAGCGCTATATGGTCTCGCTGGTATCTGCCCAGGCGCCTAACCGGCGTTCTGCCTCGCCCGCCACGAACACGATCTCGGTGGTCTTGAGGTCGACGACGCCGAATGCCGGCTCGAACAAACAGCTCACGAACATGCCGGTCGAGATGATGACCCACCCGGTTCTGGTTTGCGCGCGCAGAAGCTCGCGAACATCCAGCTGGGCATCGAAGATGTCCTGGGGGCTGTCGCGGCTGATCCTCGGCGGCACGATAGGCGACCAGAGGCTCGTCACCGCCGCGATAGTCGTTCAGGGAACGCTCGGTGCAATGGACCTGCTGCCTGTCACTCGCCGCTATCGGCAAGGGGCGGCCGCCACGACGTGACAAGCGTCATGACGGCCGCCCATGAGATGCCGATCCGTTCCGCCGGCATCACGCCCGCTTCAGCGCCGCCGGATCGATCGGCAGGCGGCGGAGGCGTTTGCCGGTGGCCGCGAAGATGGCGTTGGTGACGGCGGGGGAGACCGCGGCGGTGGCGGTTTCGCCGATGCCGCCCGGGGCCTCGCTGCTGTCGATCAGATGGGTTTCGACCACCGGCACCTCGTCGATGCGCATCGGCAGGTAGGTGTCGAAATTGCCCTGCGCCACCCGACCATCGGTGATGGTGATCTCGCCATGGAGGGCGGCGGTCAGGCCGAAAATGGCGCCGCCTTCCATCTGGGCGCGGATCTGATCGGGGTTGACCGCGCGGCCGCAATCCACCGCCGCGACCAGGCGGTGGACGCGCACCCCGCCATCGGCCGCGACCTCCACCTCTGCGACCATCGCCAGATAGCTGCCGAAGGCGTATTGCAGCGCCACACCGCGGCCATGGCCGGCCGGCAGCGCGCCGCCCCAGCCGGACGCGGCGGCGGCACGGTCGAGCACGGCGCGGGCGCGCGGATTGGCATCGAGCAGGCTGCGGCGATAAGCGACCGGATCGGCGCCGGCCGCGGCCGCCAGCTCGTCGATGAAGCTTTCGACCACGAAGACGTTGTGGGTGGGGCCGACGCCCCGCCACCAGCTGGTCGGCACATGGCGCGGCTCGACCCGCTGGAATTCCACCCGGATCGCCGGGAAGGCATAGGGCGGTTCGGCCGCCCCCTCGACACCATCGGGGTCGACGCCGTTGACCACCGCGGCGGGGGCGAAGCGGGCCATGATCGACGAGCCCGAAACCCGATGCGTCCAGGCCACCGGACGGCCCTCGGCATCGAGACCGGCCTGCAACCGATCGTAGTAATATGGCCGGTACATATCGTGACGGATGTCTTCCTCCCGGCTCCACACCACCTTCACCGGGCCCGAAACCTGGCGGGCGATCTTCACCGCATGGGCGATGCCGTCCGCCTCCAGCCGCCGGCCGAAACCGCCGCCGATCAGATGGTTGTGGATGACGACCTTCTCCGCCGGGATGCCCAGAATGCCCGCCGCCACCGCCTGGGCGATGCCGGGGATCTGGGTGCCGACCCAGATGTCGCAGGCGCCGTCATGAATGTGGACGGTGCAGTTCATCGGCTCCAGCGCCGCATGGGCGAGGAAGGGCAGTTCATAAACCGCCTCCAGCCGCTGCGCCGCGCCGGCCAGCGCCGCGTCCACCCCGCCCTCGTCGCGGGCGACGGCGCCGGGGCGGCGCGAGGCGGCATCCAGATCGGCACGGAGATCGGCCATGCCGACGCTGCCGTGCTCGCCGCCGTCCCAGCGGATCGCGGCCGCCTCCAGCCCCTTATGGGCCGCCCACCAATGCTCGGCGATCACGGCCACGGCCTCGTCGGTGGTCACCACCTGATGCACGCCGCGCACGGCCTTGGCCGCCGCCTCGTCCAGCCCGGCAGGGCGGCCGCCGAAGACCGGGGCGATGGCGATGGCGGCGATCTTCATGCCCGGCAGCCGGGCATCGATGCCGAACCGCGCCCGGCCGTTCACCTTGTCGGGCGTGTCCAGCCGGTGGAGCGGCTGGCCGATCAGGCGGAAATCGGCGGGATCCTTCAGCGCCACGGCGGCGGCATCGGGGACCGGCAGCCGGGCGGCATCGTCGACCAGCTCGCCATAGCCGAAGCTGCGCCCGCCTGCGGCATCATGCACTCGGCCCTCACGCGCCGTGCAGCCGGCGGCATCCACGCCCCAGCGCGCGGCGGCTGCCTGGACCAGCAGGGTGCGGGCCACCGCCCCGGCCTGGCGCAGCGGCTGCCACATCGCCCGGATGGTGGTCGACCCGCCGGTGACCTGGCCGCCGAGCAGCGGGTTGGTATAGGCAGGGTCGGCCGGCGCATGTTCCAGCCGGACCTGATCCAGGCCGATCTCCAGCTCTTCGGCGATCAGCATGGCCTGGCCCTGATACACGCCCTGGCCCATTTCAACCATCGGCATCACCAGGGTGGCGATGCCCTGGTGATCGATGCGGATGAAGGCGTTGGGGCCGAAGCGCCCGGCATCGGCGGCGGCGGTGCCAGCATCAGCGGGGCGGGTGCCCAAAGGCAGGGTCAGCGACACGACCAGGCCGCCGGTCACGGCGGCGCCGGCCTTCAGGAAGCTGCGCCGGTTCATACGGGTCGTCGCGATATGAGTCATCGGATCGCGCTCCGCGCTCAGGCCGCGCCGGCGGCGCGATGGATGGCCGCACGGATGCGGGGATAGGTGCCGCAGCGGCAGACATTGCCCGACATGGCGCCGTCGATCTCGGCATCGGACGGCTGGGGTGTTTCCGTCAGCAGGGCCGCGGCCGACATCAGCTGCCCCGACTGGCAATAGCCGCATTGCGGCACGTCCAGCGCCACCCAGGCCGCCTGCAACGCCGGACCGACCGGCAGGGTCTCCAGCGCCTCGATGGTGGTGATCGGCGCCGCGCCCACCGCCTCCACGGGCGTGATGCAGGACCGGATCGGCTGGCCGTCCATATGCACCGTGCAGGCCCCGCAGAGTGCGGCACCGCAGCCGAATTTGGTGCCGGTCATGCCCAGCACGTCGCGCAGCACCCAAAGCAGCGGCGTGTCGCCGTCGACGTCCACCTGATGGCGGGCGCCGTTGATCGTGATGTCGAAGGCCATGGCTCTTGTTCCCGTTCCGCCTTGTCGTCGTCTCGCCCCCGTCCCGCGCTCATATCCTTGAGGTTATTGCGCCGCCAGCCATGGCGGATGCGGGCCCGGTAGATGAAGAAGATGGCGCGCCGGCGCCAGGGGATTAGGGGCGATTTTCCGATCGGCTTTATGACCGTGGTTCATTAATCCCGGTGAGAGGCGTCACAAGGGGGGCCGATCACAGGCCGGAACGACGACGGCCACGCCCCCCAAGGGGAGCGTGGCCGCGATGTGGTCGTCGGCGTGGCCGGTCAGATGTGCAGGGCGTGGCCCGGTCAGATATGCAAGGCGTGGCCCAGGCCCTTGAGCGCCGCCTCCTGGAAGGCCTCGCCCTGGGTGGGGTGGGCGTGGATGGTGCCGGCGATGTCTTCCAGACGCGCGCCCATTTCGATGGCGAGCGCAAAGGCGGCGGAGAGTTCCGAGACGCCCTGGCCGGTGGCCTGGATGCCCAGCACCAGATTGTTGTCGGCGCGGAACACCACCCGCACGAAGCCCTGCTCGCCCAGCTTCGTCATCGCGCGGCCATTGGCCGTGAACGGGAACTGGGCGGTCTTGACCTCGGTGCCCAGCCGCTTCGCCTCGTCCGGCGACAGGCCGGCGGTCACGATTTCGGGGTCGGTGAAGCAGACCGCCGGGATGCAGCGCTTGTCCCAGACCCGGTTATGGCCGGCGATGATCTCGGCGACCATCTCGCCCTGGGCCATGGCGCGATGGGCCAGCATCGGCTCTCCGGTGACGTCGCCGATGGCATAGATGCCGCGCATCGAGGTCTGGCAGCGCTCGCCCACCGAGATGAAGGGCCCCTGCATGTCGAGCACCAGTTCCTCGATCCCCCAACCGCGCGTGGCCGGGCGGCGGCCGACGGTGACCAGGATCTTGTCGGCCGGCAGGGTGATCTCGTCCCCGCTTTGGGTTTCGACCACGAGACCGTCGCCACCGCGCGACAGGCCGCGCGCTTTGGCACCCGTCAGCACCTCGACGCCCAGCTCTTCCAGCCGCTTCGCGGCCGGCCTGGTCAGCTCGGCATCATAGAGCGGCAGGATGCGCGACTGGCTTTCGACCACAGTCACCTTAGCACCCAGCTTTGCATAGGCGGTGCCGAGTTCGAGGCCGATATAGCCGGCGCCGACCACCACGAAGCGCTCCGGCACCGCCGGCAGGGCCAGCGCCTCGGTCGACGAGATCACCCGGTCGCCGAAGGGCAGGAAGGGCAGTTCCACCGGCTCGGAGCCGGTGGCGATGACCACCGCTTCGGCCTTGATCACCTGAAGCCCGGTTTCGGTTTCGACCTCGACCGTCTTGCCGTCGCGGAAGCGGGCATGGCCCTGAACCACCTTGACCCGCGCCTTCTTGAGCAGGCCCGAGACGCCGCCGGTCAACCGGCCAACGATCTGGTCCTTCCAGGCAACGGTGCGGGCAAGATCGATCTTGGGCGCCGTGGCGGTGATGCCGAGCGGCGAGGTGCCGCCGGCCATGTGCACCAGCTTTTCGAACTCCTCGGCGGCATGGATCAGCGCCTTGGAGGGGATGCAGCCGACATTCAGGCAGGTGCCGCCCGGCTTCTTCGCCTCGACGATCACGGTGTCGACGCCCAGCTGGCCGGCGCGGATCGCGCAGACATAGCCGCCCGGGCCGGCGCCGATCACCAGCAGCTTGCAGGAAATATCCTTCATCGTCTCAGCCCTCGATGAAGATGGTCGCCGGGGTTTCCAGCAGCGACTTGATGCGCTGGACGAAAACGGCGGCATCCCAGCCGTCGATCACCCGATGATCGAAACTGGACGACAGGTTCATCATCTTCCGCGGCACGAAGGCCGAGCCGTCCCAGACCGGGCGGACCATCATCTTGTTGACGCCCACGATGGCGACTTCCGGGTGGTTGATCACCGGGGTGGTGACCACACCGCCCAGCGCGCCGAGCGAGGTGATGGTGATGGTGGAGCCGGTCAGCTCTTCGCGCGTGGCGGTGCCGTTTTTGGCGGCCTCGGCCAGGCGCGAGAGTTCCGCGGCACAGGCCCAGAGATCGCGGGCCTCGGTATGCTTCACCACCGGCACGACCAGGCCCGTGGGGGTCTGGGCCGCGACGCCGATATGCACGCCGCCATGCTGGTGGATGACACCCGCCTGATCGTCATAGCGCGAATTCAGCCGCGGCTGTTCGGCGATCGCCTTCACCATCGCCCGCATCAGGAAGGGCAGAATGGTCAGCTTGGGCCGGTCGGTCCGCTTTTCGGCGTTCAGCTTGCCGCGCAGCTCTTCAAGTGCCGTGACGTCCACCTCCTCCACATAGGTGATGTGGGGGATGCGCGACTTCGACAGCGCCATCTGTTCGGCGATGCGCCGGCGCAGGCCGACCACCTTGATTTCGCTGACGCTGGTATCGGCCACCAGACCGCCGGCGGCGGGGCGCTGATCCTTGCCGGCGAAAAAGCGGTCCAGGTCTTCATGGGTGATGCGGCCGGCCGGGCCGGTGCCGCGCACCTGGCGCAGATCCACCCCGGCCTCGCGCGCCCGGTGGCGCACGGCGGGAGAGGCGATCGGCTTTTCGTGCTCCCCCCGGGGGGCACCCGGGGCCATGGCGACCGTGCCGGCACCCGCGCCGGAACTGGTAATCGGGGGCTTCGCAGCCGGCTGCGGCTTGGGCACGGTCTTCAGCTCGGGCGCCGGCTCCGCCGCCTGGGCCGGGGCGGCCGGCGGGGCGCCGTCATCCTCGTCCGCAGGCTGGTCGGCGGCGGGCCTGGATGCCGCAGCGGCGGGCGCTGCCGCACCGGCGGCGACATTGCCCTCGCCTTCCACCTCCAGCCGGATCAGCGGCGCGCCGACGCTGACCACGTCGCCGATTTCGGCGCCCAGCCACAGCACCTTGCCGTCCACCGGCGAGGGGATTTCGACGGTCGCCTTGTCGGTCATCACCGCGGCCAGGACCGCGTCCTCACGGACGATCTGGCCGACCTCGATATGCCATTCGACCAGCTCGGCCTCGGCGATGCCTTCGCCGACATCGGGCATCTTGATGATATGCTCGCCCATGGGTCAGCTCTCCAGGATCTCTTGAAGGGCACGGCCGACACGCGCGGGGCCGGGGAAATAGTCCCATTCCTGGGCATGCGGATAGGGCGTGTCCCAGCCGGCGATGCGGGTGACCGGCGCCTCCAGATGATGGAAGCAGGTTTCCTGCACCAGGGCGGTGAGTTCCGCACCATAGCCCGAGGTCAGCGTGGCCTCGTGCACCACCAGGCAGCGCCCGGTCTTGCGCACCGAGGCGGTGATGGTGTCGAGGTCGAGCGGTACCAGCGTGCGCAGATCGATGATTTCGGCATCGATGCCGGCATCGGCCGCGGCCGCCTGGGCGACATAGACCATGGTGCCATAGGCGAGCACGGTGACGGCGGCGCCGGGGCGGACGATATTGGCCTTGCCCAGCGGCACGGAATAATGCCCGGCCGGCACCTCGCCCGCCTCGTGCTTCGACCAGGGGGTCACCGGGCGGTCGTGATGGCCGTCGAAGGGGCCGTTATACAGCCGCTTCGGCTCAAGGAAGATCACCGGATCGGGATCTTCCAGTGCCGAGATCAACAGGCCCTTGGCGTCGTGCGGGCTGCACGGCACCACCACCTTCAGCCCGCAGACATGGGTGAAGAGGGCTTCCACGCTCTGGCTGTGGGTCTGGCCGCCGAAAATGCCGCCGCCGGTGGGCATGCGGATCACCAGCGGGCAGGTGAAATCACCATTGGAGCGATAGCGGATGCGCGCCGCTTCCTGGGTGATCTGGTCATAGGCCGGGTACATATAGTCGGCGAACTGGATCTCGACACAGGGGCGCAGGCCATAGGCGGCCATGCCGATCGCCGTGCCGACGATGCCGCTTTCGCTGATCGGCGCGTCGAAGCAGCGGGTCCGGCCGTATTTCTGCTGCAGGCCCTGGGTGCAGCGGAAGACGCCGCCGAAATAGCCGACATCCTCGCCATAGACCACCACCCGGTCGTCGCGGCCCATCATCACGTCGAGCGCGTCGCGGATGGCCTCGATCATCGTCATGCGTGGCATGGGTTCAGACTCCCGCCTGCTGGCGCTGCCGGCGCAGATGGGCCGGCATCTCGGCGAAGACGCCGTCGAACATGTCGCGGGCCGAAGGCTTGGCACCCGCATGCAGCGTGCCGTGGCTTTCGGCTTCCTTCTGGGCGGCGATCACCGTGTCCAGGATTTCGGCCTCGGTCTGCTTGTGGCGGTCTTCCGACCAGACGCCGCGGGTGATCAGATGGTTCTTGAGCCGGATCACCGGGTCGCCCAGCGGCCAGGCGGTGCTTTCGGCCTTGGGCCGATAGGCGGAGGGGTCGTCGGACGTGGAATGCGCCCCCACGCGGTAGGTGACGTATTCGATCAGCGTCGGGCCCAGATTGCGCCGCGCCCGCTCCGCCGCCCATTTGGCGACGGCGTGGACCGCCAGATAGTCGTTGCCGTCGACGCGCAGCGACGGGATGCCGAAGCCCAGGCCGCGGGCGGCGAAGGTGCCCGATCCGCCGCGGGCGATGCCCTGGAAGGTGGAAATGGCCCACTGATTGTTGACCACGTTCAGCACCACCGGCGCCTTGTAGGTGGAGGCGAAGACCAGGGCGGCGTGGAAATCGCTCTCGGCGGTGGAGCCGTCACCGATCCAGGCCGCGGCGATCTTGGTGTCGTTGCGGATGGCCGAGGCCATGGCCCAGCCGACCGCCTGCACGAACTGGGTCGCGAGGTTGCCCGAGATGGTGAAGAAACCGTGCTCGCGCGAGGAATACATCACCGGCAGCTGCCGGCCCTTCAGCGGGTCGCGGGCATTCGAATAGATCTGACACATCATGTCGACCATCGAATAGCCGCCGGCGATCAGCAGCCCCGCCTGCCGGTAGGTGGGGAAGTTCATGTCGCCGTCGACCAGCGCCTTGCGGAAGGCGCAGCTGACCGCCTCCTCGCCCAGATGCTGCATGTAGAACGAGGTCTTGCCCTGGCGCTGGGCGATGAGCATGCGCGCATCGAAGGCGCGCAGCGTCATCATATGGCGCAGCCCGTCGAGCAGC of the Tistrella mobilis genome contains:
- the lpdA gene encoding dihydrolipoyl dehydrogenase, producing the protein MKDISCKLLVIGAGPGGYVCAIRAGQLGVDTVIVEAKKPGGTCLNVGCIPSKALIHAAEEFEKLVHMAGGTSPLGITATAPKIDLARTVAWKDQIVGRLTGGVSGLLKKARVKVVQGHARFRDGKTVEVETETGLQVIKAEAVVIATGSEPVELPFLPFGDRVISSTEALALPAVPERFVVVGAGYIGLELGTAYAKLGAKVTVVESQSRILPLYDAELTRPAAKRLEELGVEVLTGAKARGLSRGGDGLVVETQSGDEITLPADKILVTVGRRPATRGWGIEELVLDMQGPFISVGERCQTSMRGIYAIGDVTGEPMLAHRAMAQGEMVAEIIAGHNRVWDKRCIPAVCFTDPEIVTAGLSPDEAKRLGTEVKTAQFPFTANGRAMTKLGEQGFVRVVFRADNNLVLGIQATGQGVSELSAAFALAIEMGARLEDIAGTIHAHPTQGEAFQEAALKGLGHALHI
- a CDS encoding TetR/AcrR family transcriptional regulator, coding for MRADAQKNYQQLLAVARQVIAEEGAEASLRDIARRAGVGLGTLYRHFPTREALLDALLRNGFDALARRAAELEAREDQGAALVAWLQDAVAMTHEYRGAIALMVAAIADEDSALHGACTGLRAAGTRLLHRAQAAGAARADMDGNDLFALISALAWLADQPPLVPRADHLFDIVTGAILTR
- a CDS encoding (2Fe-2S)-binding protein, with translation MAFDITINGARHQVDVDGDTPLLWVLRDVLGMTGTKFGCGAALCGACTVHMDGQPIRSCITPVEAVGAAPITTIEALETLPVGPALQAAWVALDVPQCGYCQSGQLMSAAALLTETPQPSDAEIDGAMSGNVCRCGTYPRIRAAIHRAAGAA
- a CDS encoding xanthine dehydrogenase family protein molybdopterin-binding subunit; the encoded protein is MTHIATTRMNRRSFLKAGAAVTGGLVVSLTLPLGTRPADAGTAAADAGRFGPNAFIRIDHQGIATLVMPMVEMGQGVYQGQAMLIAEELEIGLDQVRLEHAPADPAYTNPLLGGQVTGGSTTIRAMWQPLRQAGAVARTLLVQAAAARWGVDAAGCTAREGRVHDAAGGRSFGYGELVDDAARLPVPDAAAVALKDPADFRLIGQPLHRLDTPDKVNGRARFGIDARLPGMKIAAIAIAPVFGGRPAGLDEAAAKAVRGVHQVVTTDEAVAVIAEHWWAAHKGLEAAAIRWDGGEHGSVGMADLRADLDAASRRPGAVARDEGGVDAALAGAAQRLEAVYELPFLAHAALEPMNCTVHIHDGACDIWVGTQIPGIAQAVAAGILGIPAEKVVIHNHLIGGGFGRRLEADGIAHAVKIARQVSGPVKVVWSREEDIRHDMYRPYYYDRLQAGLDAEGRPVAWTHRVSGSSIMARFAPAAVVNGVDPDGVEGAAEPPYAFPAIRVEFQRVEPRHVPTSWWRGVGPTHNVFVVESFIDELAAAAGADPVAYRRSLLDANPRARAVLDRAAAASGWGGALPAGHGRGVALQYAFGSYLAMVAEVEVAADGGVRVHRLVAAVDCGRAVNPDQIRAQMEGGAIFGLTAALHGEITITDGRVAQGNFDTYLPMRIDEVPVVETHLIDSSEAPGGIGETATAAVSPAVTNAIFAATGKRLRRLPIDPAALKRA
- a CDS encoding 3-methyl-2-oxobutanoate dehydrogenase (2-methylpropanoyl-transferring) subunit alpha; translation: MSTSEHLSLHVPEPAVRPGDTPDFSTVKIPKAGAVPRPEVDADPEQMRDLAFSIIRVLNRNGEAVGPWAGALTDDELLDGLRHMMTLRAFDARMLIAQRQGKTSFYMQHLGEEAVSCAFRKALVDGDMNFPTYRQAGLLIAGGYSMVDMMCQIYSNARDPLKGRQLPVMYSSREHGFFTISGNLATQFVQAVGWAMASAIRNDTKIAAAWIGDGSTAESDFHAALVFASTYKAPVVLNVVNNQWAISTFQGIARGGSGTFAARGLGFGIPSLRVDGNDYLAVHAVAKWAAERARRNLGPTLIEYVTYRVGAHSTSDDPSAYRPKAESTAWPLGDPVIRLKNHLITRGVWSEDRHKQTEAEILDTVIAAQKEAESHGTLHAGAKPSARDMFDGVFAEMPAHLRRQRQQAGV
- a CDS encoding dihydrolipoamide acetyltransferase family protein, with the translated sequence MGEHIIKMPDVGEGIAEAELVEWHIEVGQIVREDAVLAAVMTDKATVEIPSPVDGKVLWLGAEIGDVVSVGAPLIRLEVEGEGNVAAGAAAPAAAASRPAADQPADEDDGAPPAAPAQAAEPAPELKTVPKPQPAAKPPITSSGAGAGTVAMAPGAPRGEHEKPIASPAVRHRAREAGVDLRQVRGTGPAGRITHEDLDRFFAGKDQRPAAGGLVADTSVSEIKVVGLRRRIAEQMALSKSRIPHITYVEEVDVTALEELRGKLNAEKRTDRPKLTILPFLMRAMVKAIAEQPRLNSRYDDQAGVIHQHGGVHIGVAAQTPTGLVVPVVKHTEARDLWACAAELSRLAEAAKNGTATREELTGSTITITSLGALGGVVTTPVINHPEVAIVGVNKMMVRPVWDGSAFVPRKMMNLSSSFDHRVIDGWDAAVFVQRIKSLLETPATIFIEG
- a CDS encoding DoxX family protein, whose product is MEKLLKPFQPQAYALLRIVTGFLFLWHGTQKLFGLPPMGFALPDWIVYIAGPIELVGGALVMIGLFTTPAAFLCSGMAAAAYWVGHANGGLLPIVNKGELAALYAFVFLFIATAGSGIWSIDRLRAKAG
- a CDS encoding alpha-ketoacid dehydrogenase subunit beta, whose translation is MPRMTMIEAIRDALDVMMGRDDRVVVYGEDVGYFGGVFRCTQGLQQKYGRTRCFDAPISESGIVGTAIGMAAYGLRPCVEIQFADYMYPAYDQITQEAARIRYRSNGDFTCPLVIRMPTGGGIFGGQTHSQSVEALFTHVCGLKVVVPCSPHDAKGLLISALEDPDPVIFLEPKRLYNGPFDGHHDRPVTPWSKHEAGEVPAGHYSVPLGKANIVRPGAAVTVLAYGTMVYVAQAAAADAGIDAEIIDLRTLVPLDLDTITASVRKTGRCLVVHEATLTSGYGAELTALVQETCFHHLEAPVTRIAGWDTPYPHAQEWDYFPGPARVGRALQEILES
- a CDS encoding VOC family protein is translated as MRYLHSMIRVRDLDAALTFFCDQLGLKEVRRKESEAGRFTLVFLAAPDDVTGPDQTAPLIELTWNWDPEDYGTARNFGHLAFAVDDIYATCRKLMEAGVTINRPPRDGYMAFVRSPDLISVELLQKGEPLPKAEPWASMPNTGVW